In one Janibacter cremeus genomic region, the following are encoded:
- a CDS encoding YbaK/EbsC family protein codes for MSTPSHPAVDRVVAALAEHDLHPEVVWLDDAVTTAPLAAAALGVEVGQIANSLVFTLDAEPLLVLTSGAHRVDTEWLGARLGGTIARASKETVRAATGQVIGGVAPLGHPAPVRTVVDTELDRYEQVWAAAGHARTVYPTSFAQLVRVTGGEPSPVAP; via the coding sequence ATGAGCACGCCGTCGCACCCCGCGGTCGACCGGGTCGTCGCCGCGCTCGCCGAGCACGACCTGCACCCCGAGGTCGTCTGGCTCGACGACGCCGTCACCACCGCACCGCTCGCGGCCGCCGCCCTCGGCGTGGAGGTCGGGCAGATCGCGAACTCCCTCGTCTTCACCCTCGACGCGGAGCCGCTCCTCGTCCTCACCTCCGGGGCGCACCGCGTCGACACCGAGTGGCTCGGCGCCCGCCTGGGCGGCACCATCGCCCGCGCGTCCAAGGAGACCGTCCGTGCCGCGACCGGCCAGGTCATCGGTGGTGTCGCTCCCCTCGGTCACCCTGCTCCCGTGCGTACCGTCGTCGACACCGAGCTCGACCGCTACGAGCAGGTGTGGGCTGCAGCGGGGCACGCCCGGACGGTCTACCCCACGAGCTTCGCCCAGCTGGTCAGGGTCACCGGAGGCGAGCCGAGCCCGGTCGCCCCCTGA
- a CDS encoding TfoX/Sxy family protein — MAIDEQLAERVRTALHDRGIAWEEQQMFGSLVFLVGEAIVLGARDGGGLLVRCDPAETEALLAAAGRWYAQPARMGRREMSDSWIDVSPDAVADDAGLAHWVDAALRR, encoded by the coding sequence ATGGCCATCGACGAGCAGCTGGCGGAGCGGGTGCGCACCGCGCTCCACGACCGTGGCATCGCGTGGGAGGAGCAGCAGATGTTCGGCTCGCTCGTCTTCCTCGTCGGCGAGGCCATCGTCCTCGGGGCCCGTGACGGCGGTGGGCTGCTCGTGCGGTGCGACCCCGCGGAGACCGAGGCGCTGCTGGCCGCGGCGGGGCGCTGGTACGCCCAGCCGGCGCGGATGGGCAGGCGGGAGATGAGCGACAGCTGGATCGACGTCTCGCCGGACGCGGTGGCCGACGACGCCGGTCTGGCGCACTGGGTCGACGCGGCGCTGCGGCGCTGA
- a CDS encoding SRPBCC domain-containing protein produces the protein MAHHLYTEIEIDAPPARVWGILTDLAGYSEWNPFITSATGTVATGERLVNRLEPPGGKAMTFRPTVTEVDEGRAFEWLGRLGLPGLFDGRHRFVLVPHGDGTRLIQSESFTGILVPLLRKSLDAGTRAGFQAMNVALKARAEAMTPGGAGSTP, from the coding sequence ATGGCACACCACCTGTACACGGAGATCGAGATCGACGCCCCGCCGGCGAGAGTGTGGGGCATCCTCACCGATCTCGCCGGCTACTCCGAGTGGAATCCCTTCATCACCTCCGCGACGGGGACCGTCGCCACAGGTGAGCGGTTGGTCAACCGGCTCGAGCCGCCCGGCGGCAAGGCGATGACCTTCCGGCCGACGGTCACCGAGGTCGACGAGGGCCGCGCCTTCGAGTGGCTCGGGAGGCTCGGCCTGCCCGGCCTGTTCGACGGGCGCCACCGCTTCGTGCTCGTCCCTCACGGCGACGGCACTCGCCTGATCCAGTCCGAGAGCTTCACCGGAATCCTGGTGCCGTTGTTGCGGAAGAGCCTCGACGCGGGCACCCGCGCCGGGTTCCAGGCGATGAACGTCGCCCTCAAGGCCCGCGCTGAAGCGATGACACCCGGGGGTGCTGGATCAACCCCGTGA
- a CDS encoding uracil-DNA glycosylase has protein sequence MPEPVHLPHPVTGAPFASPVEPGTGWPDDPATAETPVARTPAQVRRLAKGALGDAELGARISVCRACPRLVAWREEVALTKRAAFSDEPYWGRPVPAVGPVDAPVVIVGLAPAAHGANRTGRNFTGDRSGEWLYGALHRAGYASRPESWAAGDGLELDGVRIIAPVRCAPPQNKPTTQEKRTCAPWLDADLALSAPHVRSILCLGSIGWDTTIAGVRHAGWEVPRPKPKFGHGARATLRTPEGREVALVGSYHVSQQNTFTGKLTRAMLDEVIASL, from the coding sequence GTGCCCGAACCCGTCCACCTCCCCCACCCGGTGACGGGTGCCCCCTTCGCCTCGCCGGTGGAGCCGGGGACCGGGTGGCCGGACGACCCCGCCACCGCGGAGACCCCCGTGGCCCGTACCCCCGCGCAGGTGCGCCGGCTGGCGAAGGGAGCGCTCGGCGACGCGGAGCTCGGCGCCCGCATCTCGGTGTGCCGCGCGTGCCCGCGCCTGGTGGCCTGGCGGGAGGAGGTCGCGCTGACCAAGCGCGCGGCCTTCAGCGACGAGCCGTACTGGGGCCGACCGGTGCCCGCGGTCGGGCCGGTCGACGCACCGGTCGTCATCGTCGGGCTCGCGCCCGCGGCGCACGGCGCCAACCGCACCGGCCGCAACTTCACCGGTGACCGCTCCGGCGAGTGGCTCTACGGTGCGCTGCACCGCGCCGGCTACGCGAGCCGGCCCGAGTCGTGGGCCGCCGGCGACGGACTCGAGCTGGACGGGGTGCGCATCATCGCTCCCGTGCGCTGCGCGCCTCCGCAGAACAAGCCGACGACGCAGGAGAAGCGCACCTGCGCCCCGTGGCTGGACGCCGACCTCGCGCTGAGTGCCCCGCACGTCCGCTCGATCCTCTGCCTCGGGTCGATCGGGTGGGACACGACGATCGCCGGGGTGCGCCACGCCGGCTGGGAGGTCCCGCGGCCGAAGCCGAAGTTCGGGCACGGCGCCCGCGCCACCCTGCGCACCCCCGAGGGCCGCGAGGTCGCGCTCGTCGGGAGCTACCACGTCAGCCAGCAGAACACCTTCACCGGCAAGCTCACCCGGGCGATGCTCGACGAGGTCATCGCCTCCCTGTGA
- a CDS encoding quinone oxidoreductase family protein, whose protein sequence is MTTTTALVVTRHGGPEVLEVQEREVPVPGHGEALVEVAAGGVNFIDAYQREGIYPTDPPYVQGFEAAGTVRAVGEGAAVAVGDRVAWSMTIGLHAGTVLADSEKLLPVPDGVELETAAAATLQGMTAHALVTDVHRVEEGTVALVHAAAGGVGQLLTQMIVNRGGHVIATAGSAAKLEIARSRGALETIDYSEVEDLSGAVREAADRLGATKGVHVAYDGVGKATFDDSLASLRPRGTMVLFGGASGQVPPFDLQRLNAGGSLYVTRPSLAHFIADREELMTRGRELFEEIDSGRLDIAIGGRYPFAEAAEAYRALEGRATTGKLLLIP, encoded by the coding sequence ATGACCACCACCACTGCACTCGTCGTCACCCGCCACGGAGGACCGGAGGTCCTCGAGGTCCAGGAGCGGGAGGTGCCCGTACCGGGCCACGGCGAGGCGCTCGTCGAGGTCGCCGCAGGCGGGGTCAACTTCATCGACGCCTACCAGCGCGAGGGCATCTACCCGACCGATCCGCCGTACGTGCAGGGCTTCGAGGCCGCCGGGACCGTGCGGGCCGTCGGCGAGGGTGCCGCCGTCGCCGTCGGGGACCGGGTCGCGTGGTCGATGACCATCGGCCTGCACGCCGGCACGGTGCTCGCCGACTCGGAGAAGCTGCTGCCCGTCCCCGACGGCGTCGAGCTCGAGACGGCCGCCGCGGCGACGCTGCAGGGCATGACGGCGCACGCGCTCGTGACCGACGTCCACCGCGTCGAGGAGGGCACGGTCGCCCTCGTGCACGCCGCCGCCGGCGGGGTCGGGCAGCTGCTGACCCAGATGATCGTCAACCGCGGTGGCCACGTCATCGCCACCGCCGGGTCCGCGGCCAAGCTGGAGATCGCCCGCTCGCGCGGGGCCCTCGAGACGATCGACTACTCCGAGGTCGAGGACCTCTCGGGAGCGGTCCGGGAGGCGGCCGACCGCCTCGGTGCGACGAAGGGGGTCCACGTCGCCTACGACGGGGTCGGCAAAGCGACCTTCGACGACTCGCTGGCGTCGCTGCGCCCCCGCGGGACCATGGTCCTCTTCGGTGGCGCGTCCGGTCAGGTGCCCCCCTTCGACCTGCAGCGGCTCAACGCCGGCGGGTCGCTCTACGTCACCCGCCCGAGCCTGGCGCACTTCATCGCCGACCGGGAGGAGCTGATGACGCGCGGGCGCGAGCTCTTCGAGGAGATCGACTCCGGCAGGCTCGACATCGCCATCGGTGGGCGCTACCCCTTCGCCGAGGCGGCCGAGGCCTACCGCGCGCTGGAGGGCCGGGCGACCACCGGGAAGCTGCTGCTCATCCCCTAG